The following are encoded in a window of Kitasatospora sp. NBC_01250 genomic DNA:
- a CDS encoding GNAT family N-acetyltransferase, with translation MPDETTVNPVAWPPAPIKTGRLVLREAEARDRAALIELAASPEVGTYVGGARPRDELERAMPEVPGQRFGFFVAELDATAIGMITLDRRDPERKGHIRSEGGEPELGYLFLPQAWGRGYATEACAAALDWFADAHPGEPVVLSTQTANAASMRVAAKLGFTEVERFEDYGAEQWLGVWSRGTTSD, from the coding sequence ATGCCGGACGAGACCACCGTGAACCCCGTCGCCTGGCCGCCTGCCCCGATCAAGACCGGGCGGCTCGTGCTCCGTGAGGCCGAGGCCCGGGACCGTGCGGCGCTGATCGAGCTGGCCGCCTCACCGGAGGTGGGCACCTACGTCGGCGGCGCTCGACCGCGTGACGAGCTCGAGCGCGCGATGCCCGAGGTGCCCGGACAGCGCTTCGGCTTCTTCGTGGCCGAGCTCGACGCGACAGCGATCGGCATGATCACGCTCGATCGGCGCGACCCGGAGCGCAAGGGCCACATCCGTTCGGAAGGCGGGGAGCCCGAGCTCGGCTACCTGTTCCTGCCGCAGGCGTGGGGGCGCGGGTACGCCACCGAGGCATGCGCGGCGGCGCTCGACTGGTTCGCCGACGCGCATCCCGGCGAGCCGGTGGTGCTCTCCACCCAGACCGCCAACGCGGCCTCGATGCGCGTCGCGGCGAAGCTGGGGTTCACCGAGGTGGAGCGGTTCGAGGACTACGGCGCCGAGCAGTGGCTCGGCGTGTGGTCGCGGGGCACGACGTCCGACTGA